TCCTGGATCATTGAGCCTGTATTGGGGATTCTTTGCCCGCATTGTTGTCCCCACACCCCACCTTATTGGCAGTTGTGTAATAGGAATAGGCTTTTTGAGAGCATATTTATTGTGTTTCATTGGCATCTTTTTCATACTTGACATATGCATATCCATTCCCATATCTGCCATGGTTAATGGCTGAGGTTTATCAAGTTTTGGCACTTTTGCGTAGTTCTTTGGATTTGTTGTGAGATTGCCCAGAGCATAACCACTTCTATCCATTGCCTGAGCAAAGATTGCATGCGCCCGAGAATCTTTTGGTTCAACAATCACATCGTACGTCTCAGCAACACCCAGGCGTATTTCATCAACCTCAACTGGCTGAATATTATTGCCATCTGCTGCAACTACACGCATTTTCAATCCAGGAATGCGAACATCAAAAAATGTCATTGAAGAGGCATTAATCAAGCGGAGTCTCACTATTTCGCCAGCGCGATACAATGCTTGAAATGGCTTGGATGGACTATGCCCATTCATCAAAAAAGTGTAGGTATATCCCGTAACATCTGATAAATCCCTATCTGACATGCGCATTTGATTCCACATCTTTCTTGCTTGCCAAGCTTCCCAAAATCCTTTCTCCTTTACCTCAGCAAAAAAATCACCCACCGTTCTTTGATTGAAATTGTAGTAATCTGATAAAATTTTAAGTTTTCTATAGATTATGGAAGGCTTTTCGTCTGAATAATCTGAAAGTACTACAATATACTCTCTATCATAAGCAAAAGGCTCTTTCTCTTTTGGCTCAATTATTATAGCTCCATACACTCCGGTCTGCTCTTGGAATCCTGAGTGAGAGTGATACCAAAATGTCCCACTCTGTTGCACTCTAAAGGTATAGGTAAAAGTCTCACCCAGTGCAATCCCATCAAAACTAATACCTGGAACTCCATCCATCTGGTAAGGAAGAATTATGCCGTGCCAGTGAATCGAGGAGGGCTCATCGAGATAATTTGTGACATGTATTGTAACTATATCTCCCTCTCTCCATCGCAGAGTCGGACCTTGTAGCATTCCATTGATTGTAGTTGCTATTGAGGGATAACCTGTCACATTGACAAGAGTTTTATTGATTGTAAGATGAAACACATTACCGCTTAGCTCAGTAGTCTCTTTTCTCTCAATAAGATCATAACTCTTTGCATGTACATTGATGCTCGATAATGCTAATCCTGAAGCAGCTACACCTTTCAAAAAATCTCTTCTAGATAGATGATTCATGATCACAATCCTCTTTGTCTTTATATTACATCTATTATAGAGATAAAATGTGCAAGATTTGTGGAAGGAAAGAGGAGAAAAAGTTTGGAGTTTAGAGGAGTTTACCTCCTCTTTCTACGTATAAGCCAATAGATGAAACCTATAAGAACTAAAGCTCCTCCAATTTGCACCCATGCACTCAACAGCAAATTTTTATGCAAGATGTTTTTGTGCATTTTATTATCTATCTTGATATTTGCTGCATGGGCTACATGCACCATCAAACTCACTGCCAAATCTTTATCAGGAATTGTCTGGTGGCAGCTCATACAGACTCCTCGACGATCAAGCTTGCTTAGCTCTTCTTGATTTAAAGCTCGTGAGAGACTCCAGTGATGCCCAACTGTAACAAGTTGGGTATAGTTTTCATCTATTATACGACTCCAATCAAAATGCAGATTTTTAATACCCGGTTTTTGAATCGTAATCTTTTTAGGAATCACTTTGCCATCAGCCGTCATGAGATCGACGATGAGTGGTTTACTCGGATCTCCAAAGACTTTGCCATCATCTATCCCAAATCCCATAGATTTTGGATTATTATGGCAGCTCTCACAGCTTCTTGCCTCTTTTTGTACTGTGTGTGAGTGCACTGGTGCCATATCGATTGCTAGTACATCTTGGTTATTATCTTTTGTTTTAAAAATATGGTTTTGCAAAATTGCCTTCCCATCTTTTCTAATTACCGTCACACTCACTTGACACCCTGGTATTGCAGGAGCGATACGTCCTTCACCATTGCGCACCAAAATTGGATCTTCCCATCGCAAATAGCTTCTCGTCTCTGTTACCTCACCATCAATAAGATAATCTTTGAGATTTTTGCGCTTGGCTGCATCGGTTCCGTGGATATCGTGTGCATGTGCGACTGCTAGCCAGTCTACATTTTTCTTGCCTTCACTATAGTCCACCTTCACATGGCATCCATAGCACTGAGGCGCCCAGGTGTCATGGCATGCATAGCACTCCATCTCATCTAAGTGCTTACCAATCTGCACCATCGCTACTTCACCCGCTTGGGAGAGCTTATGCTCTTTAGCTAGTTTTTTGAGTGGCTGGAGCTTTAGATCTTTGCCGCTTGCAAGATGCACTACTACCTCATCTCTGACTTTCACAACATTTGGCAGTGGATTGCCTCTGGCACTGAGCAAATATCCATCTTTTGGCTCATAGTATGTTCCCTTTTTGAGGTATGCTGCTAGAGTTTTTGTCACACCACGAGGTTTATTAGAGAGCTTCTCTCCAAATTCATCCCCATATCCTAAAGGCAATTCCCAAGGATACTTTGATGGTGTACCATGGCAGTCTTGACACTCTATCTCCACTGGAGCTAAGGTACTTCCTGCAATTTTGCCATCTCCATGCATATCGATTGATGTATGGCAATCTTGGCAGAGCATTCCCTTTTTGTAGTGTACATCCTCGCTCATGTGAAGATAATGTTTAGTATGGAGTTTTGGCTGTCCTTTGCCATGCTTATCAAATGTAGGATTGTAGGCTGTCTCCATGAGTCCTTGGTAGCTCACGCCTATGCGTTTACCACGATTGTGGCAGGTAGTACAGGTCTCTACTGGAATACCACTAAAGGTAAGTCCATGTATATGGACTTTGGCATCCCGTGTACCTTGGATCTGATGCACAAGCATGTGTCCTGGCTCATTTTTAGGAATTGTAGGGTCTTTTCCTTCATAGTATCCATCATTGGAGTATGGTATATGGCAACTACTACATCCCATCCCGCGAAAATCGCCTCTACGGCTACGGCCTTTGCTCGCAGTATGGCAGCGTAAGCACTCTTGGCGCAGATAGGTAATGGCAGCTAGTTTTGGATTCTTTTCAACTTCTTCAGCAGTAGGTGCGGGCGGAAGTTCTATTGTTTTTTTCACATAGACTTGCGACTCTTTTTGAGAAAGGCGCTTCATATAGTTTTGATATGTTTTTGAACCTAATCTTTTATGCAGATTTGTAAGATTATAGTTCGCGAATTTGTGCTCTCTTATGTTCCATCCAAATCCCCACAAAGCCCCTTGAATCTTTCCTTGCTCAGTATTCATGAGGTTGTTCATTTGGGTACTAACTTGCTCTTTATGACACATCCCGCAGGTGTTTTTATTGATCCATGCGCTTCCAGGATCGGGATAGAACTCTTTAGGACCTTCATGCTTTAAAAAGTAGGCAATAGTCCCCTGGTGTGCCTCCTCTTTTGTGATTGCCAGAGGATTTCCACCATGACAGACGATACAGCTATTACCATCAAAACCAGCCTCCACTGCCTTCTTGGCGATAGCCTTTGCCATACCGCTATGAGGGTCACGAATATCTTCGATTCCTTTGTGGCACTCAAGACAGTTATTTGCCCAGCCAAGCACGCTTACAATAGCAAAAGCCAAAAGCTTTTTCATAAATAATCCTTATAGCTTTTTCTCTATTATCACCCTTTGAAGCTTAAAAGCGTATAATAATAGAAGCAAAAGGAGTTGCAATGCCAAAAGAGAAGCTTTTTGAAAAAAATTTCGAGTATTATGACAGATGGTTTGATGAACATGATAAGATTTATCAAACAGAACTCAAAGCAATCAAAAAAATTCTTCCTCCTTTTAAAAAAGCAGTTGAAATTGGTGTAGGGACAGGACGCTTTGCAGCGCCACTTGGTATTACGCTGGGCGTAGAGCCATCACACAATATGGCGCACATTGCCAAGCAAAGAGGTATCGAAGTCATAGAAGCACAAGCTGAAGACCTCCCTTTTGCAGATAAGAGCTTTGATCTTGTGCTTATGGTAACAACTATCTGCTTTGTAGATGATATCGACAAAACCCTCCAAGAGGCTAAACGTATCCTCACAGATGATGGATATCTGCTCATCGCTTTTGTAGATCGCGATTCAGAATTAGGCAAAATGTATGAGAAAAACAAAGATAAGAGCCGTTTTTATAAAGAGGCAACATTTTTTAGCAAAAAAGAGATTTTGAAGCTTCTCAAAAAGCATGGATTTATTGTAGAAAAGTGTACAGAAGCCCTCTTTGGATCAGATCTTAAGCATTTAAATTTTGAAATATATGATGGCTGTAAAAAAGGAGGTGCGTTTTTGAGTCTACTTGCAAGGAAGAAGCTATGAATCTCACACAAGAGATGAGCAAAGTAGAGGTCAAAGGATTTGAGGCAAAATTTTACGATAGGCTCATGGATATTATCACCTTTGGTTACTACCCCTTCTTCATCCGCAAAGCTATAAAAGATCTCAACCTTCAAAAGGGACAAAGAATACTTGATTTTGGAGCAGGTACAGGGAGAAATGCCCTACTTATGCACCGATATGTAGGAGATGAGGGGGAGATAGTAGGACTTGAAATTGGCAAGGAGATGCAAGAGCAGTTTTTACGTAACTGCAACGCTTATCAAAATATTAAGCTAGAAAATCTTCGCATAGACTCCCCTTTACCATTCAACGAAGAGTTTGATGTAGTCTTTATCTCTTTTGTACTCCATGGATTTATCCAAGACAAAAGAGATATCATCATACAAAACGCCTACAATGCTCTCAAACCTCATGGAACTTTTGCTATACTTGATTATGCCAATTTTGATGTGGACAAAGCTCCTTGGTATGTCCGTTTTCCTATCCAAAAAGTAGAGTGTCCCCTAGCCCAAGACTTTATAGAGCGTGATACGAAAAAGATGCTAGAATCTTTTGGGTTTGAAAATTTTGAAGAGAGTTTCTATTTTGGTGGATATGTAAGACTCCTCAAAGCAAAAAGATGGAAGTAAAAAACTACGTTCAAATTTTTCGCCATTTTACACTTCTTGATAAGAAGATTGTACAAAACCTCAGCAAAATTAATCAAAATAGCTTTGTACGCCTCTGGATTAGCCAAAAAGATTACTTCAAACATCTCAAAAAGCGCCTCAAGCACAAAGATATCAAAAATCGCAAAGACTATTTTCAAAAGACTTTGCAAACCATTTGCAGTCCTGATACTATTTACTATTTTAAAGGAAAAAATCCATCTATAAAAGATAAAGTTCTTTTTATACAAAAAGGATGGGTAGTAATTTTCTTTGACAATGCAAAAATTATAACCTCTTTTCCTCTCAAAATATCGCTACAAGACCTTTTAGAAGATAGAAAAAACAAAAACTATCTACAAATACAAATCCCTCTATCCCAACATAATGTAAAAAAAGTTATAATTTGTCAAAAAAAGGAGTCCCATGCAACTCACAACCCCCCTTAAACACAACTCCATAAAATTCTTGCTTCTTGGCAGTGGTGAGCTTGGCAAAGAGGTGGCTATCGAAGCGCAGCGGCTAGGCATTGAAGTGGTAGCAGTGGATCGCTATGCAAATGCTCCAGCACATCAGGTAGCTCATCGCAGTTACATTATCGATATGAAAGACAAAGCGCAAGTTTTAGAAGTAATTTTACGAGAAAAACCAACATATATCCTCCCAGAAATCGAAGCTATTAATATTGATGCTCTCTTTGAAGCTGAAAAACTGGGCTTTAGAGTTATTCCAAATGCTGAAGCTGTGAATAAGACAATGAATCGCAAAAATATCCGTAAATTTGCAGCTGAAGAGCTTAGACTCAAAACCAGCGCATACCAGTTTGTTAAAAGTTTTGCAGAGCTCGAAGCTGCAGCAAAAGAGCTTGGCTTTCCATGCGTCATCAAACCTGTCATGAGCTCTTCAGGACATGGACAAAGCATCGCTAGAAGCGAAGCCGATCTTGCAAAATCGTGGGAGACTGCCAAAGAGGCACGAGGGGATGCGAGTGAGCTCATTGTAGAGGAGTTTATTCACTTTGATTATGAAATTACACTGCTTACAGCAAGAAACGAAACTGGCACTGTTTTTTGCCCACCTATTGGCCATATTCAAAAAGATGGAGACTACATCTTTAGCTGGCAACCTATGGAGATGAGTGAAGTTGCGTTACAAAAAGCACAAAACATAGCTAAAAAAATAACTGATGGATTGGGTGGTAGAGGAATTTTTGGAGTGGAGCTCTTTATCCAAGGAGATGAGGTCTTCTTTAGTGAAGTCTCCCCTCGCCCACACGATACAGGAATGGTAACAATGATTACACAAAGCCAAAGCGAGTTTGCTTTGCATGTACGTGCAGTCCTGGGACTTCCTCTAAATTTTCATTTTTACACTCCAGGAGCAAGTGCAGCATACAAAGCCAAAAATGAGAGCTTTGCACCTGTTTTTGAGGTAGATGAGAGCCTCTTTGACGAGAAGAGTTTTTTACGCATATTTGGTAAACCAGAGTCTCACGAAGGGCGCCGCATGGCTGTAGTACTTACAATGAAT
The Nitratiruptor tergarcus DSM 16512 genome window above contains:
- a CDS encoding copper resistance system multicopper oxidase, producing MNHLSRRDFLKGVAASGLALSSINVHAKSYDLIERKETTELSGNVFHLTINKTLVNVTGYPSIATTINGMLQGPTLRWREGDIVTIHVTNYLDEPSSIHWHGIILPYQMDGVPGISFDGIALGETFTYTFRVQQSGTFWYHSHSGFQEQTGVYGAIIIEPKEKEPFAYDREYIVVLSDYSDEKPSIIYRKLKILSDYYNFNQRTVGDFFAEVKEKGFWEAWQARKMWNQMRMSDRDLSDVTGYTYTFLMNGHSPSKPFQALYRAGEIVRLRLINASSMTFFDVRIPGLKMRVVAADGNNIQPVEVDEIRLGVAETYDVIVEPKDSRAHAIFAQAMDRSGYALGNLTTNPKNYAKVPKLDKPQPLTMADMGMDMHMSSMKKMPMKHNKYALKKPIPITQLPIRWGVGTTMRAKNPQYRLNDPGVGLRNNGRRVLTYADLRSLRSTKDDKYPDREIILHLTGNMERYMWSINGIPYHEAEPIRFRYGERVRITYINDTMMNHPMHLHGMWSDLETGDENHLVRKHTIISQPGSKISFRVTADAKGAWAYHCHLLYHMKDMFRKVVVT
- a CDS encoding cytochrome C, producing the protein MKKLLAFAIVSVLGWANNCLECHKGIEDIRDPHSGMAKAIAKKAVEAGFDGNSCIVCHGGNPLAITKEEAHQGTIAYFLKHEGPKEFYPDPGSAWINKNTCGMCHKEQVSTQMNNLMNTEQGKIQGALWGFGWNIREHKFANYNLTNLHKRLGSKTYQNYMKRLSQKESQVYVKKTIELPPAPTAEEVEKNPKLAAITYLRQECLRCHTASKGRSRRGDFRGMGCSSCHIPYSNDGYYEGKDPTIPKNEPGHMLVHQIQGTRDAKVHIHGLTFSGIPVETCTTCHNRGKRIGVSYQGLMETAYNPTFDKHGKGQPKLHTKHYLHMSEDVHYKKGMLCQDCHTSIDMHGDGKIAGSTLAPVEIECQDCHGTPSKYPWELPLGYGDEFGEKLSNKPRGVTKTLAAYLKKGTYYEPKDGYLLSARGNPLPNVVKVRDEVVVHLASGKDLKLQPLKKLAKEHKLSQAGEVAMVQIGKHLDEMECYACHDTWAPQCYGCHVKVDYSEGKKNVDWLAVAHAHDIHGTDAAKRKNLKDYLIDGEVTETRSYLRWEDPILVRNGEGRIAPAIPGCQVSVTVIRKDGKAILQNHIFKTKDNNQDVLAIDMAPVHSHTVQKEARSCESCHNNPKSMGFGIDDGKVFGDPSKPLIVDLMTADGKVIPKKITIQKPGIKNLHFDWSRIIDENYTQLVTVGHHWSLSRALNQEELSKLDRRGVCMSCHQTIPDKDLAVSLMVHVAHAANIKIDNKMHKNILHKNLLLSAWVQIGGALVLIGFIYWLIRRKRR
- a CDS encoding class I SAM-dependent methyltransferase — its product is MPKEKLFEKNFEYYDRWFDEHDKIYQTELKAIKKILPPFKKAVEIGVGTGRFAAPLGITLGVEPSHNMAHIAKQRGIEVIEAQAEDLPFADKSFDLVLMVTTICFVDDIDKTLQEAKRILTDDGYLLIAFVDRDSELGKMYEKNKDKSRFYKEATFFSKKEILKLLKKHGFIVEKCTEALFGSDLKHLNFEIYDGCKKGGAFLSLLARKKL
- a CDS encoding class I SAM-dependent methyltransferase, which encodes MNLTQEMSKVEVKGFEAKFYDRLMDIITFGYYPFFIRKAIKDLNLQKGQRILDFGAGTGRNALLMHRYVGDEGEIVGLEIGKEMQEQFLRNCNAYQNIKLENLRIDSPLPFNEEFDVVFISFVLHGFIQDKRDIIIQNAYNALKPHGTFAILDYANFDVDKAPWYVRFPIQKVECPLAQDFIERDTKKMLESFGFENFEESFYFGGYVRLLKAKRWK
- the purT gene encoding formate-dependent phosphoribosylglycinamide formyltransferase, yielding MQLTTPLKHNSIKFLLLGSGELGKEVAIEAQRLGIEVVAVDRYANAPAHQVAHRSYIIDMKDKAQVLEVILREKPTYILPEIEAINIDALFEAEKLGFRVIPNAEAVNKTMNRKNIRKFAAEELRLKTSAYQFVKSFAELEAAAKELGFPCVIKPVMSSSGHGQSIARSEADLAKSWETAKEARGDASELIVEEFIHFDYEITLLTARNETGTVFCPPIGHIQKDGDYIFSWQPMEMSEVALQKAQNIAKKITDGLGGRGIFGVELFIQGDEVFFSEVSPRPHDTGMVTMITQSQSEFALHVRAVLGLPLNFHFYTPGASAAYKAKNESFAPVFEVDESLFDEKSFLRIFGKPESHEGRRMAVVLTMNNTSNKALQKAKELIKKVSDA